From Styela clava chromosome 6, kaStyClav1.hap1.2, whole genome shotgun sequence, one genomic window encodes:
- the LOC144424246 gene encoding uncharacterized protein LOC144424246 yields the protein MPITRRNHSYKCLPRVRIRLHEDCKCWGARRLQVLGYCRLWEVVDLVMYSAGSAEGKSVSTSNRCAGERQGILRFAQRKARYKKIGFGRRACVVFMHRVFIVFWSVVESLALASKQASSAKKSQ from the exons ATGCCGATAACACGGCGTAATCATAGTTATAAATGTTTGCCAAGAGTTCGAATAAGATTGCATGAAGATTGCAAGTGCTGGGGTGCAAGAAGATTGCAAGTGCTGGG GTACTGTCGACTCTGGGAGGTTGTGGACCTAGTCATGTATTCTGCTGGCAGTGCCGAGGGAAAGTCAGTAAGCACATCAAACAGATGTGCTGGAGAAAGACAG GGAATTTTGAGATTTGCTCAGCGAAAAGCGAGGTACAAAAAGATTGGATTTGGTCGAAGAGCGTGTGTTGTGTTCATGCACAGAG TGTTCATAGTATTTTGGAGCGTTGTTGAATCTTTGGCACTGGCAAGCAAGCAAGcgtcatcggcgaaga AAAGCCAATGA